Proteins encoded in a region of the Cytobacillus pseudoceanisediminis genome:
- a CDS encoding sensor domain-containing diguanylate cyclase produces MLTYHFYPPDFSGQGISLFAFFILMFFVSSMPMVINNTPIFLIQWVTMAVFLTFGLFAEMIMVQLGILVLLLRLKIQKDQLFRLPLNSLLFFTLSLLSGLAYFAMGGKIGVDLIENPQYFWIAAAYPIIHFTLNQVLISVIQAALYGRKISFLEKDLIWETVTSLITFPIGLILYILYSEVGILALLFVGVPFVSLSIILHLYYSSEKVIEYLQKAADIGHQMAERLDVNEVMELFILKLSEMLPVDYAYILDIKDNDELHSIYRIEHGQIKPNDLKPTKKSEGISGLVLGTRKSALFHSRKKWKSIAKEFLPEDAESLICVPIVRSNEVLGILLLSSAKKRSYEKSQLMIVDILCSHFAIAIENAKHYEETKAKSERCALTKLFNYRYMEAKLNEEFSRLQNGEREFLSLIILDIDHFKKVNDTYGHQSGNEILCELAGRLANLIDEAGIAARYGGEEFVVLMPDTSKEDTLAWAELIRQTIANRPFILKQNIDGSSSSTKVYITASIGVAAAPEDADDSLALIRHADRALYVGAKRAGRNRVAEYVK; encoded by the coding sequence ATGCTAACCTATCATTTTTACCCTCCAGATTTTTCAGGACAGGGAATCAGTTTGTTTGCCTTTTTCATATTGATGTTTTTCGTTTCTTCCATGCCGATGGTAATCAATAATACACCAATCTTTTTAATTCAATGGGTTACGATGGCAGTGTTTTTAACCTTTGGGCTCTTTGCTGAAATGATAATGGTACAATTGGGGATCCTGGTACTTCTATTAAGGCTGAAAATACAAAAGGATCAGCTGTTTCGTCTGCCGCTTAACTCACTTTTGTTCTTTACATTATCTTTATTGAGCGGGCTGGCTTACTTTGCAATGGGTGGCAAAATAGGCGTAGATCTAATAGAAAATCCCCAATATTTCTGGATTGCTGCAGCATACCCGATAATCCATTTTACTTTAAATCAGGTATTAATCAGTGTAATTCAGGCTGCATTGTATGGCAGGAAAATATCCTTTCTGGAAAAAGACCTTATATGGGAAACTGTTACCTCTCTCATAACATTCCCGATTGGCCTTATCCTTTACATTTTATATTCTGAAGTGGGAATTCTTGCACTGCTGTTTGTAGGGGTCCCATTTGTAAGTCTTTCTATCATTCTTCATCTTTATTACTCAAGTGAAAAGGTTATTGAATACCTTCAAAAAGCCGCAGATATAGGGCATCAAATGGCAGAGCGCCTTGATGTGAATGAGGTTATGGAGCTTTTTATTTTGAAATTGAGCGAAATGTTGCCTGTTGACTATGCCTATATTCTTGATATTAAGGATAACGATGAACTTCACTCCATTTACCGAATTGAGCATGGACAAATAAAGCCGAATGACCTTAAGCCTACCAAAAAAAGTGAGGGAATCAGCGGATTGGTTTTGGGTACCCGAAAATCTGCCCTTTTCCATTCGCGGAAGAAATGGAAAAGCATTGCTAAGGAATTCTTGCCTGAAGATGCCGAAAGCCTTATTTGTGTTCCAATAGTCAGGAGCAATGAAGTATTGGGGATACTGCTGCTTTCTTCAGCAAAAAAGAGGTCCTATGAAAAGTCACAGCTCATGATTGTCGATATTTTATGTTCGCACTTTGCAATAGCAATAGAGAATGCAAAGCACTATGAGGAAACAAAAGCCAAAAGCGAGCGCTGCGCGTTAACGAAACTATTCAATTATAGATATATGGAAGCTAAATTAAATGAAGAATTCAGCAGATTGCAAAATGGTGAAAGAGAATTCCTTTCACTCATCATCCTTGACATCGATCATTTTAAAAAAGTGAACGATACTTATGGGCACCAAAGCGGAAATGAAATTCTCTGCGAACTGGCAGGCAGGCTGGCAAATTTAATAGATGAAGCAGGAATTGCTGCCAGATATGGCGGAGAAGAATTTGTTGTCTTAATGCCGGATACAAGCAAAGAAGATACGCTTGCCTGGGCAGAGCTTATCAGGCAGACCATAGCTAACCGTCCATTCATACTCAAACAGAACATCGATGGAAGCAGCAGCAGCACAAAAGTTTATATAACTGCCTCCATTGGGGTAGCTGCTGCACCTGAAGATGCTGATGATTCACTGGCCCTTATACGCCATGCTGACAGGGCATTATATGTTGGAGCGAAGCGGGCAGGGAGAAATAGGGTTGCGGAATATGTGAAGTAA
- a CDS encoding bifunctional folylpolyglutamate synthase/dihydrofolate synthase, which yields MFSTYEEALEWIHSRLRLGMKPGLQRMEWMMEKLGHPERRIKSIHIGGTNGKGSTVTFLRSILQEAGYSVGTFTSPYFEKFNERISLNGIPINDEDLVRLANDIYPLAIELEQTELGGPTEFEIITAMAFQYFGHVQPVDLVLFEVGLGGRYDSTNIIYPILSIITSIGLDHTAILGNTYEEIAFEKAGIIKPGVSVITAVKQEEALAVIQDKALSMKSPVYQLGNEFAISDHKSLDLGEFFSLKTVFQNFPDLETGMSGKHQTENASLAVMAAELLNKFYSFLIEVNHIRAGLKKAFWPGRFEILSEDPLVVIDGAHNEEGIAALTAELNNRFEDKSKNIVFAALADKKLDKMIGKLDSAADRITFTEFEFPRAAAAEDLYNLSKNSRRQFHTDWKELLEAELREAGKNSVLVITGSLYFLSEVKPILLNLLKKINEI from the coding sequence ATGTTTTCTACTTATGAGGAAGCACTGGAATGGATTCATTCAAGGCTAAGACTTGGGATGAAGCCGGGACTGCAAAGGATGGAATGGATGATGGAAAAACTCGGGCATCCCGAAAGAAGAATTAAGTCCATCCATATTGGCGGAACGAATGGTAAAGGCTCAACTGTAACGTTTCTAAGATCCATTCTTCAGGAGGCGGGTTATTCTGTCGGAACTTTTACATCGCCATATTTTGAGAAATTTAATGAACGGATTTCTCTGAACGGAATTCCAATTAACGATGAAGATCTTGTTCGGCTTGCTAATGATATATATCCGCTTGCGATTGAATTGGAACAGACGGAACTCGGCGGTCCAACCGAGTTTGAAATCATTACCGCCATGGCTTTCCAATATTTTGGCCATGTACAGCCGGTGGATCTCGTTTTGTTTGAAGTGGGCCTTGGCGGAAGGTATGACTCTACGAACATCATCTATCCTATATTATCAATCATTACAAGCATCGGACTCGACCATACAGCTATCCTTGGGAATACATACGAGGAAATCGCTTTTGAAAAAGCGGGAATCATTAAACCTGGAGTCAGTGTGATTACAGCTGTTAAACAAGAAGAAGCGCTCGCTGTTATTCAAGATAAAGCTTTAAGCATGAAGTCACCAGTTTATCAGCTGGGGAATGAGTTTGCTATTTCTGATCATAAATCCCTGGACCTGGGAGAATTCTTCTCCCTTAAGACAGTCTTTCAGAACTTCCCTGATCTTGAGACAGGAATGAGCGGAAAACACCAGACTGAAAATGCTTCCCTTGCTGTAATGGCAGCAGAGCTATTGAATAAATTTTATTCTTTCCTTATAGAGGTAAATCATATTAGAGCGGGATTGAAAAAAGCTTTCTGGCCCGGGCGATTTGAAATTCTATCTGAAGACCCGCTGGTAGTAATAGATGGAGCGCATAATGAAGAAGGGATAGCTGCCTTAACTGCTGAGCTGAACAACCGTTTTGAGGATAAAAGCAAAAATATTGTATTCGCTGCACTTGCTGATAAAAAGCTTGATAAAATGATCGGTAAGCTTGATTCTGCTGCAGATCGCATCACCTTTACCGAATTTGAGTTTCCGAGAGCAGCAGCAGCTGAAGATTTATATAATCTCAGTAAAAACAGCAGGAGACAGTTTCATACGGACTGGAAGGAGCTATTGGAGGCTGAACTTCGTGAAGCAGGAAAAAACAGCGTACTGGTTATTACCGGATCACTTTACTTCCTCTCAGAAGTGAAGCCTATTCTTTTGAATCTTTTGAAAAAAATAAATGAAATATGA
- a CDS encoding prepilin peptidase, whose translation MLNLLIILFLFGTILGSFYNVVGLRVPENQSIVKPRSHCKHCKHTLSYLELIPILSYVFLGGKCRRCKVSISALYPAAELSTGTLFAAAPLILGWTSEVIVAWTLVSLMVIIFVSDYKYMIIPNKVLLVFGVILTAERILIPLSPWWDSLAGGILGFLLLLFIAVISKGGMGGGDIKLYSVIGIALGVKLVLLSFFLATLFGAFLGGIGMLIGVVKKGKPIPFGPFIGLGTIIAYFYGNELIEWYFHGVLWV comes from the coding sequence ATGCTAAATCTCTTAATAATATTATTTTTATTCGGTACCATATTAGGTTCTTTCTACAATGTAGTTGGCCTAAGGGTTCCTGAAAATCAATCAATAGTAAAGCCGAGATCTCATTGTAAACACTGTAAGCATACTTTATCATATTTGGAGCTTATCCCAATTCTGTCTTATGTATTTCTAGGTGGAAAATGCAGGCGCTGTAAGGTGTCAATTTCAGCCTTATATCCGGCTGCAGAGCTTTCGACAGGTACTTTGTTTGCTGCTGCTCCATTAATTTTAGGGTGGACTTCCGAGGTGATTGTTGCCTGGACACTAGTTTCTCTTATGGTCATTATATTTGTATCTGACTATAAATATATGATCATTCCAAATAAAGTTCTCTTAGTTTTTGGTGTGATCCTAACAGCAGAACGTATTCTTATTCCTCTTTCTCCTTGGTGGGACAGTTTAGCAGGTGGGATACTTGGTTTTTTACTCCTTTTATTTATAGCTGTAATCAGTAAAGGCGGCATGGGTGGAGGAGATATAAAACTATACTCAGTTATTGGTATTGCTTTAGGTGTGAAGCTTGTGTTGCTTTCGTTTTTTTTAGCCACTTTGTTTGGAGCATTTTTAGGTGGCATAGGCATGCTTATAGGAGTTGTGAAAAAGGGAAAACCAATTCCATTCGGTCCTTTTATTGGTTTGGGAACAATAATTGCTTACTTTTATGGCAATGAATTGATTGAATGGTACTTTCACGGAGTCCTGTGGGTATAA